The following proteins are encoded in a genomic region of Alistipes shahii WAL 8301:
- a CDS encoding S8 family peptidase, producing the protein MKYPFKSLLLAATVLAAASCAKDDTQSGGEETAGPVIVNASPAAIGGEIILKLKTEASGIVEKSRAQGVSKGSGIDEIDRILNTVNTVRFERLFPDGGRFEERTRREGLHLWYYAKYDPSVPTSEMASLLSSCKDIEIIEYSLAAETSDHRRAASPAAGAQSVTRAIADEVRNVPFPFNESERSQQMQWHYNNTGNIFAQTSQLGADANVYAAWQLSTGNPDVIVAVVDQGVKYDHEDLAANMWVNEAELNGTPGVDDDGNGYVDDIYGYNFTKETGELDFSAELMHGTHVAGTIAAVNNNGVGVCGIAGGSGRGDGVKIMSCEILGKSESGSSGAGLAGQIRAIKYAADNGAVICQNSWGYTAGTISVTDWTRGSYSALSRAMEYFNKYAGLDENGNQTGPMAGGIVLFAAGNDASSEVCYPAADANAISVGATAFTGAPAYYTNYGTWVQISAPGGDQMLSNAYGGVYSTSVAADGSSGYEGSQGTSMACPHVSGACALAVSYYYGAEKRKGLTGEMLRQALLSSTQSVDRYCTGKYQQYLGNMGIGSLDTYKLLRNIAKIDGIPAQRVGVGDTVSIDLSNHFTATNVLGYTVSVPDLVKIELRGGVMKLTGLKKGRTTIIVSDGAAIRKPIEVTVE; encoded by the coding sequence ATGAAATATCCATTCAAATCGCTTCTCCTGGCGGCAACCGTCCTCGCGGCGGCATCGTGCGCCAAGGACGACACGCAGAGCGGCGGCGAAGAGACCGCGGGTCCCGTCATCGTCAACGCCTCCCCGGCGGCCATCGGCGGCGAGATCATCCTCAAACTGAAGACCGAGGCCTCCGGCATCGTGGAAAAGAGCCGCGCGCAGGGCGTTTCAAAAGGCAGCGGCATCGACGAGATCGACCGCATCCTCAACACGGTGAACACCGTACGTTTCGAACGGCTCTTCCCGGACGGCGGGCGTTTCGAAGAACGCACCCGCAGGGAAGGCCTGCACCTCTGGTATTACGCCAAATACGACCCGTCGGTCCCGACGAGCGAGATGGCCAGCCTGCTCTCCTCGTGCAAGGACATCGAAATCATCGAATACTCGCTGGCCGCCGAAACTTCGGACCACCGCCGCGCGGCATCTCCCGCCGCCGGGGCGCAGAGCGTCACCCGCGCCATTGCAGACGAGGTGCGCAACGTCCCCTTCCCGTTCAACGAGAGCGAACGCTCGCAGCAGATGCAATGGCACTACAACAACACGGGAAACATCTTCGCGCAGACGAGCCAGCTGGGCGCCGACGCCAACGTATACGCTGCCTGGCAGCTCTCGACGGGCAATCCCGACGTGATCGTCGCCGTCGTGGACCAGGGCGTCAAGTACGACCACGAAGACCTGGCCGCCAACATGTGGGTCAACGAGGCCGAACTGAACGGCACGCCGGGCGTCGACGACGACGGCAACGGCTATGTGGACGACATTTACGGCTACAACTTCACCAAAGAGACCGGCGAACTGGATTTCTCGGCCGAACTGATGCACGGCACGCACGTCGCCGGCACGATCGCCGCCGTGAACAACAACGGCGTGGGCGTCTGCGGCATCGCAGGCGGCTCGGGCAGGGGCGACGGCGTGAAGATCATGTCGTGCGAGATTCTCGGCAAGTCGGAGTCCGGATCGTCGGGCGCCGGACTGGCCGGACAGATCCGCGCCATCAAGTACGCCGCCGACAACGGCGCCGTGATCTGTCAGAACAGCTGGGGATACACCGCCGGAACCATCTCCGTGACCGACTGGACACGCGGTTCCTACTCGGCGCTCTCGCGTGCCATGGAGTACTTCAACAAATATGCGGGACTGGACGAAAACGGCAACCAGACAGGCCCGATGGCCGGCGGCATCGTCCTCTTCGCCGCGGGCAACGACGCTTCGAGCGAGGTCTGCTATCCCGCCGCCGACGCCAACGCGATCAGCGTGGGCGCAACCGCGTTCACGGGCGCCCCGGCCTACTACACCAACTACGGCACATGGGTCCAGATCTCGGCCCCGGGCGGCGACCAGATGCTGAGCAACGCCTACGGCGGCGTTTACAGCACGAGCGTGGCCGCCGACGGCTCTTCGGGCTACGAAGGCAGCCAGGGGACCTCGATGGCCTGCCCCCACGTGTCGGGAGCCTGCGCGCTGGCCGTCAGCTATTACTACGGTGCTGAAAAACGCAAGGGCCTTACGGGCGAAATGCTCCGGCAGGCGCTGTTGAGCAGCACCCAGTCCGTCGACCGCTACTGCACCGGCAAATACCAGCAGTATCTGGGCAACATGGGCATCGGCAGCCTCGACACCTACAAGCTGCTGCGGAACATCGCCAAGATCGACGGCATCCCGGCGCAGCGGGTCGGCGTGGGCGACACCGTCAGCATCGACCTGAGCAACCACTTCACCGCCACCAATGTCCTGGGGTACACCGTTTCCGTTCCCGACCTCGTGAAGATCGAACTTCGGGGCGGAGTGATGAAGCTCACCGGCCTCAAGAAAGGCCGGACGACGATCATCGTCTCGGACGGCGCGGCCATTCGCAAACCGATCGAGGTAACCGTCGAATGA
- a CDS encoding BACON domain-containing protein, with protein sequence MKNTIICSIAVLSAALLAACTETTRIWPEEGESKAYVEVSSQKVIFDADGGNAVITVATNADGWDYAAEGDWFTVARQDGNALLVETLINAGAETLTGKLTVSAEKNGETVSQEVALVQRAERSVNLSAEGTANCYIARTGGVYKFDASVKGNGGGDGVSDYIANYGLAIEDGAFAELLWESRHDGDKTMSREIIDGAPIYRGGYVTFSTGRSEGNAVIAVKDIKGNIVWSWHIWVCNDEITAHDHIDSEGKVAAVIMDRNLGALNNTPMDVGNRGMFYEWGRKDPFTPSRSPYHADTDGNNVPAYNEPNTAIGDGTGTWVYNAQAAVLATPPANIPNSILNPMTYLQSPYNGHADWYCTGTDPKATHPGLWGPEKTIFDPCPPGYKVPGPDLWGIPAGNNSITNGGAAADYDETGVSAKWDWNAYEDCGRRWKNTGDYYPMAGNIYYTDYISVSICNYTGGMAFYWTAQATPDATKSSAYFVNFNPNWCNYRLGAHDCSAQIRCIRE encoded by the coding sequence ATGAAAAATACGATAATATGCAGCATCGCAGTGCTGTCGGCCGCACTGCTGGCAGCCTGCACCGAAACCACCCGGATATGGCCGGAGGAGGGCGAAAGCAAGGCCTACGTGGAGGTGTCGAGCCAAAAAGTGATCTTCGACGCCGACGGAGGCAACGCCGTGATCACCGTGGCGACGAACGCCGACGGCTGGGACTACGCCGCCGAAGGCGACTGGTTCACCGTCGCCCGGCAGGACGGCAACGCCCTGCTGGTCGAGACCCTGATCAACGCCGGAGCCGAAACCCTGACGGGCAAACTCACGGTCAGCGCCGAGAAGAACGGGGAGACCGTTTCGCAGGAGGTCGCGCTCGTACAGCGCGCCGAACGGAGCGTCAACCTGAGCGCCGAAGGCACGGCCAACTGCTACATCGCCCGGACCGGCGGCGTTTACAAATTCGACGCATCGGTCAAGGGCAACGGCGGCGGCGACGGAGTCAGCGACTACATCGCCAACTACGGACTCGCCATCGAGGACGGCGCCTTCGCCGAACTGCTCTGGGAATCGCGCCACGACGGCGACAAGACCATGTCGCGCGAAATCATCGACGGCGCGCCGATCTACCGGGGCGGCTACGTGACCTTCTCGACGGGGCGTTCGGAGGGCAACGCCGTGATCGCCGTGAAGGACATCAAAGGCAACATCGTCTGGAGCTGGCACATCTGGGTCTGCAACGACGAAATCACGGCGCACGACCACATCGACTCGGAAGGCAAAGTCGCCGCCGTGATCATGGACCGCAACCTCGGAGCGCTGAACAACACCCCGATGGACGTGGGCAACCGAGGCATGTTCTACGAGTGGGGCCGCAAGGACCCCTTCACGCCTTCGCGATCGCCCTACCACGCGGATACCGACGGCAACAACGTCCCGGCCTACAACGAACCGAACACCGCGATCGGCGACGGAACGGGAACATGGGTCTACAACGCGCAGGCCGCCGTGCTCGCCACGCCGCCGGCCAACATTCCCAATTCGATCCTGAACCCGATGACCTACCTGCAATCGCCGTACAACGGCCACGCCGACTGGTACTGCACGGGAACAGACCCGAAGGCCACGCATCCGGGGCTGTGGGGTCCCGAGAAGACCATTTTCGACCCCTGCCCTCCGGGCTACAAGGTCCCGGGACCCGATCTCTGGGGCATTCCCGCCGGAAACAACTCGATCACCAACGGCGGCGCAGCGGCGGATTACGACGAAACCGGCGTCAGCGCCAAATGGGACTGGAACGCCTACGAAGACTGCGGGCGCCGCTGGAAAAACACCGGCGACTACTACCCGATGGCCGGCAACATCTACTACACGGACTACATCTCGGTGAGCATCTGCAACTACACGGGCGGCATGGCATTCTACTGGACCGCCCAGGCGACTCCCGACGCGACGAAGTCATCGGCCTACTTCGTGAACTTCAACCCCAACTGGTGCAATTACAGGCTCGGCGCGCACGACTGTTCCGCACAGATACGCTGCATCCGGGAATAA
- a CDS encoding SusC/RagA family TonB-linked outer membrane protein — translation MNKIAAILWCILSLAWTTASWAQNVAVSGKVTGANGEAIIGANVLVEGTTQGITTNVDGDYTLTNVPANATLVVSYLGYKTEKIPVGNKTRIDVTLREDTAEIEGVMVVAYGTAKKESFTGSAAVVKGGELQKRVVGNVTKSFEGTVAGVQVASGGGQPGEAASVIIRGIGSVNASATPLYVVDGIPFDGSLSAINPADIETMTVLKDASAGALYGARGANGVIVITTKKGKKDKIRISYKGNVGIASRAIPRYDLVDMKDYVEMSYEALRNSAQYGTGMDFEGASRYAAANLGQQIGGLKNPEYYNPYKNYTWETLIDQSTGKIRSDAKAAWNENWLDEISDNSAIRTEHIVSVNGGSERANYVASLGYYMEDGILQNTDFSRYTGRVGADSQAKSWLKIGMNANFAHSESSYQSFEDASTSNVWYTAQFMAPVYPVYLKDMAGNNVRDADGRLQYEYGSEDDNGYANRPSAQGFNSKAELYNNKAYYTRNSLSARSYITFGTVREEARLYGLKLTMNFGTDYTDYQRTLVYDKEHGNAAQQGGRLSKTNTRTLSYTFNQLLTYDRTFGDHSLNLLAGHEYYRYKYNYALGEKTGIVGGIDELGPAVTTTDNNSYSHNYGVESYLARINYGFKSRYYIDASWRTDGSSRFHPSDRWGHFWSVGASWRISEEQFMENTRQWLDNLTLKVSYGVQGNDNLGTYYAWQGLYDYTWPNATDAGAFVDKLENRKVTWEKNGNLNAGIEATMFGGRLGVSVEYYNRKTRDMLLNSPLPISTGFTGFNDNVGSLRNQGLEVSLRGTILDKRDFRWDATLMGSFNRNKVLSLTGGQDVITSGIRVIEVGRPIYTFYLPKTAGVDPATGKQLYYAYWTQTVNDEGTLVNTRCDEYITDNVAMATLSKYYHESREPKLFGSIGSTFTILKNIDVSFLTTYSIGGWVYDGLYNGSMYVQYAGNNWHKNAKRRWQKPGDKTDVPMLEVGGSYATASNSLIDASYFAIKNITVGYTLPKRWLKKIDIESLRIYATLDNIAMFNHMDGMDPQYNFTGSVAYSYTPSRVIAFGIDLNF, via the coding sequence ATGAACAAGATAGCAGCAATTCTCTGGTGCATCCTGTCGCTGGCATGGACGACGGCCTCCTGGGCGCAGAACGTCGCCGTCAGCGGCAAAGTCACCGGAGCCAACGGCGAAGCCATCATCGGCGCGAACGTTCTCGTGGAGGGCACTACGCAGGGCATCACGACGAACGTCGACGGAGACTACACCCTGACGAACGTCCCGGCCAACGCCACGCTCGTCGTCTCCTACCTGGGCTACAAGACCGAGAAAATCCCTGTCGGCAACAAGACCCGCATCGACGTCACGCTCCGGGAGGACACCGCCGAGATCGAAGGCGTGATGGTCGTGGCCTACGGTACGGCCAAGAAGGAGTCGTTCACCGGTTCGGCCGCCGTCGTCAAAGGCGGCGAACTCCAGAAGCGCGTCGTGGGCAACGTCACCAAATCGTTCGAAGGAACCGTAGCCGGCGTGCAGGTCGCCTCCGGCGGCGGCCAGCCGGGCGAGGCGGCATCGGTCATCATCCGCGGCATCGGGTCGGTGAACGCCTCGGCGACACCGCTATACGTGGTCGACGGCATCCCCTTCGACGGGTCGCTCAGCGCGATCAACCCCGCGGACATCGAGACGATGACCGTGCTCAAGGACGCATCGGCAGGTGCGCTCTACGGCGCCCGCGGAGCCAACGGCGTCATCGTCATCACGACCAAGAAGGGCAAGAAGGACAAAATCCGCATTTCGTACAAGGGCAACGTCGGAATCGCCTCGCGCGCCATCCCCCGCTACGACCTGGTCGACATGAAAGATTACGTCGAGATGAGCTACGAAGCGCTGCGCAACAGCGCCCAATACGGCACGGGCATGGATTTCGAGGGCGCGAGCCGCTACGCCGCCGCCAACCTCGGCCAGCAGATCGGCGGACTGAAGAATCCCGAATACTACAACCCGTACAAGAACTACACGTGGGAGACGCTGATCGACCAGTCGACGGGCAAGATCCGTTCGGATGCCAAAGCTGCATGGAACGAGAACTGGCTGGACGAAATCAGCGACAATTCGGCCATACGCACCGAACACATCGTCTCGGTGAACGGCGGTTCGGAACGCGCCAACTACGTCGCATCGCTGGGATACTACATGGAAGACGGCATTCTCCAGAACACCGACTTCTCCCGCTACACGGGCCGCGTGGGCGCCGATTCGCAGGCCAAGAGCTGGCTCAAGATCGGCATGAACGCCAACTTCGCCCACAGCGAATCGAGCTACCAGAGTTTCGAGGACGCAAGCACGTCGAACGTCTGGTACACGGCGCAGTTCATGGCCCCGGTCTATCCCGTCTACCTGAAGGACATGGCCGGCAACAACGTGCGCGACGCCGACGGGCGGCTGCAATACGAATACGGATCGGAGGACGACAACGGCTACGCCAACCGCCCCTCGGCCCAGGGCTTCAACTCGAAGGCCGAACTTTACAACAACAAGGCCTACTACACCCGCAACTCGCTTTCGGCGCGCAGCTACATCACCTTCGGGACGGTCAGGGAGGAGGCCCGGCTCTACGGACTGAAACTCACGATGAACTTCGGTACGGACTACACCGACTACCAGCGCACGCTGGTCTACGACAAGGAGCACGGCAATGCGGCCCAGCAGGGCGGACGCCTCAGCAAGACCAACACCCGCACGCTGAGCTACACGTTCAACCAGCTGCTGACCTACGACCGCACGTTCGGCGACCACTCCCTCAACCTGCTGGCCGGCCATGAGTACTACCGCTACAAGTACAACTACGCCCTCGGCGAAAAAACCGGCATCGTCGGCGGGATCGACGAGTTGGGACCCGCCGTGACGACCACCGACAACAACAGCTATTCGCACAACTACGGCGTGGAGTCCTACCTCGCGCGCATCAACTACGGCTTCAAGAGCCGTTACTACATCGACGCCAGCTGGCGAACGGACGGTTCGTCGCGCTTCCATCCCAGCGACCGCTGGGGCCATTTCTGGTCGGTGGGCGCCTCGTGGCGCATCTCCGAAGAGCAGTTCATGGAGAACACCCGCCAGTGGCTCGACAACCTCACGCTGAAGGTTTCATACGGCGTACAGGGCAACGACAACCTGGGAACCTATTACGCATGGCAGGGTCTCTACGACTACACGTGGCCCAACGCCACCGATGCGGGCGCCTTCGTCGACAAGCTCGAAAACAGGAAGGTGACCTGGGAGAAGAACGGCAACCTCAACGCCGGCATCGAAGCCACGATGTTCGGCGGCCGACTGGGCGTTTCGGTCGAGTACTACAACCGCAAAACGCGCGACATGCTGCTCAACAGTCCGCTGCCGATCTCGACCGGATTCACGGGCTTCAACGACAACGTCGGCTCGCTGCGCAACCAGGGGCTCGAGGTCTCGCTGCGCGGAACGATCCTCGACAAGCGCGACTTCCGCTGGGACGCGACGCTGATGGGTTCGTTCAACCGCAACAAGGTGCTCTCGCTCACGGGCGGCCAGGATGTCATCACGTCGGGCATCCGCGTCATCGAGGTGGGGCGGCCGATCTACACCTTCTACCTGCCGAAAACGGCCGGCGTGGACCCCGCCACGGGCAAGCAGCTCTACTACGCCTACTGGACCCAGACGGTCAACGACGAGGGGACGCTGGTGAACACGCGCTGCGACGAGTACATCACCGACAACGTGGCGATGGCCACCTTGAGCAAATACTACCACGAAAGCCGCGAGCCGAAACTCTTCGGCAGCATCGGTTCGACGTTCACGATCCTGAAGAACATCGACGTCTCGTTCCTGACGACCTATTCGATCGGCGGATGGGTTTACGACGGACTCTACAACGGCTCGATGTACGTGCAGTACGCCGGCAACAACTGGCACAAAAACGCCAAACGCCGCTGGCAGAAGCCGGGCGACAAGACCGACGTGCCGATGCTCGAAGTGGGCGGCTCGTACGCCACGGCCAGCAACTCGCTGATCGACGCCTCGTACTTCGCCATCAAGAACATCACCGTCGGCTACACGCTTCCCAAGCGCTGGCTCAAGAAGATCGACATCGAGTCGCTGCGCATCTACGCCACGCTGGACAACATCGCCATGTTCAACCACATGGACGGCATGGACCCGCAGTATAACTTCACGGGATCGGTGGCTTACAGCTACACCCCGTCGCGCGTGATCGCATTCGGTATCGACCTGAACTTTTAA
- a CDS encoding BACON domain-containing protein, which produces MKKLYALTALLLGMMGCSEETITYTNPVPGDEPSGIAAELGISSKNTWFAAEDERNASIGFKSLGGEVVVDIQTNTTWKYDAVNAGWLTIEKDDVADQLVLNCEGNKVEEQQQATITITAGDKTATISATQNAYGTLEIAASKNNFQIPAVGELTAEFEVQSTDEDWIFETKDCPWLLLEQQGDKVTMTLDPNEEIEDRETTFVLIAGEGGGNPVSETIRVTQDRAVYVNVSLKTIPLSPTPTESDKKELGIRSNYDWEYTLSENSDWLSATKTEQGLTITAETNSSGSSRTATITVSAGDGKQNQTEQVVTVSQTGLDLDAFILGIDITSSSLKTYLPFDKAIDATIDWGDGSIEENVTSAYPSHTYTDPGYYIVSVKGNVTSLNSYDIPDYGLGNQFKEVYNWGRTGLTSMARAFQNCRELKRIPSDNTEAFAKVTSFHYAFADCRVLEAVPDGLFDHATEAETFAYCFQNCNMVTEVPADLLYNCTKITSVGSLFSGTAITQIDEDFFSRNTELTDCSIIFSNGKLKTVPEKLFANNKKVTTFNSLFANSESFESVPAGLFANNPEVDSFRMLFSGTSLKSVPDGLFANNHKVTNFQSAFSKTAIQSVPADLFAGCGKVTTFMSCFTGCSELQSVPAELFKSSGAFTTVTKTAFNNIFKDCTSLTEVPAGLFDGFTLVTAFNDAFNGCASLTTLPAGLFATNTAVTSFTNVFKGCTSLKSIPEGVLGGLSKVTSFSGLFAGCTGLEEIGANIISGCAACKNISSMFKDCDNLKTVSAEAFAGAPAITSIGSLFENCTLLESVPEDIFAGMPNLATATSVFAASGLKTVPAGLFSRNPSVTTFGKVFQNCAALTTLPDGLFAGNPKVTTYSNALENCTALESVGLLFGKSTASAKCDRLFAGATALKSVPAGIFDGLTGATAFNNTFSECSALETIPAGLFAKNVNATTVAQCFLNCTRLTMVPSRLFEANTKTKTLTEMFSGCSGIESIAPDAFTGLNGTSLNFQKAFLNCTSLREIPDGLLKTTQISTYTSLFADCTGLVRVGSEVFNCASATMFNSVFDGCTSLEEVGKNMLVSPVKLTSVANLFRDCGMLRSVPVSLFDEAVKLKTLTSTFQGCASLEGESPYTVVDGVKYHLYDRTAENAAASGLTAITAAKSSFAGCTKLSDYDKIPTTWKE; this is translated from the coding sequence ATGAAAAAATTATATGCACTGACAGCTTTACTGCTCGGCATGATGGGGTGCTCCGAAGAGACGATCACCTACACCAACCCCGTCCCGGGCGACGAACCGTCCGGCATTGCGGCCGAACTGGGCATCTCGTCGAAAAACACATGGTTCGCCGCTGAAGACGAACGCAACGCCTCGATCGGCTTCAAGAGCCTGGGCGGAGAGGTCGTCGTGGACATCCAGACCAACACGACGTGGAAATACGACGCCGTCAACGCCGGCTGGCTGACCATCGAGAAAGACGACGTCGCCGACCAGCTCGTCCTGAACTGCGAGGGCAACAAGGTCGAGGAGCAGCAGCAGGCTACGATCACCATTACCGCCGGCGACAAGACCGCGACCATCTCCGCCACGCAGAACGCGTACGGCACGCTCGAAATCGCCGCATCGAAAAACAACTTCCAGATTCCCGCCGTCGGCGAACTGACCGCCGAATTCGAAGTGCAGTCGACCGACGAAGACTGGATCTTCGAAACCAAAGACTGCCCGTGGCTGCTTCTCGAACAGCAGGGCGACAAAGTCACGATGACGCTCGACCCCAACGAGGAGATCGAGGACCGCGAAACGACCTTCGTGCTGATTGCCGGCGAGGGGGGGGGTAATCCCGTCTCTGAAACGATCCGCGTCACGCAGGACCGCGCCGTCTACGTCAACGTTTCGCTAAAAACCATTCCCCTCTCGCCCACTCCCACCGAATCCGACAAAAAAGAGTTGGGAATCAGATCCAACTACGACTGGGAGTACACGCTTTCCGAAAATTCCGACTGGCTCTCCGCCACGAAAACCGAGCAGGGACTTACAATCACCGCAGAGACCAATTCGAGCGGATCGTCCCGCACCGCAACCATCACCGTATCGGCCGGCGACGGCAAACAGAACCAGACCGAACAGGTCGTCACCGTCTCCCAGACCGGTCTGGACCTCGACGCCTTCATCCTCGGAATCGACATCACCTCGTCGAGCCTGAAGACCTATCTGCCGTTCGACAAGGCCATCGACGCCACCATCGACTGGGGCGACGGCAGCATCGAGGAGAACGTCACCTCCGCCTACCCCTCGCACACCTACACCGACCCGGGCTACTACATCGTCTCGGTCAAGGGCAACGTGACGTCGCTCAACTCCTACGACATCCCCGACTACGGACTGGGCAACCAGTTCAAGGAGGTTTACAACTGGGGCCGCACGGGGCTGACCTCGATGGCGCGCGCATTCCAGAACTGCCGCGAGCTGAAACGGATTCCCTCCGACAACACCGAAGCCTTCGCCAAGGTCACCTCCTTCCACTATGCATTTGCCGACTGCCGCGTCCTCGAAGCCGTTCCCGACGGGCTGTTCGACCATGCAACCGAGGCGGAAACCTTCGCCTACTGCTTCCAGAACTGCAACATGGTCACCGAAGTGCCCGCCGACCTGCTTTACAACTGCACGAAGATCACCTCGGTAGGTTCGCTCTTCTCCGGCACGGCGATCACCCAGATCGACGAGGATTTCTTCTCTCGCAACACGGAGCTGACCGACTGTTCGATCATCTTCTCGAACGGCAAACTGAAGACGGTTCCCGAAAAACTCTTCGCCAACAACAAGAAGGTGACAACCTTCAACTCGCTGTTCGCCAACAGCGAGTCGTTCGAATCCGTCCCGGCCGGCCTGTTCGCCAACAACCCCGAGGTCGACTCGTTCCGCATGCTCTTCTCGGGAACAAGCCTGAAATCCGTCCCGGACGGCCTGTTCGCCAACAACCACAAGGTCACCAATTTCCAGAGCGCATTCAGCAAAACGGCCATCCAGAGCGTTCCCGCCGACCTGTTCGCAGGCTGCGGCAAGGTGACGACCTTTATGAGCTGTTTCACCGGATGCAGCGAACTGCAAAGCGTCCCGGCCGAGCTGTTCAAAAGCAGCGGAGCCTTCACGACCGTGACGAAGACCGCCTTCAACAACATCTTCAAGGACTGCACCTCGCTGACCGAAGTGCCCGCAGGGCTGTTCGACGGCTTTACCCTGGTCACCGCCTTCAACGACGCCTTCAACGGCTGCGCGTCGCTCACGACGCTCCCCGCAGGGCTGTTCGCCACCAATACGGCGGTCACCTCGTTCACCAATGTCTTCAAAGGCTGCACCTCGCTCAAAAGCATCCCCGAAGGCGTCCTCGGCGGACTTTCCAAAGTCACCTCGTTCTCGGGCCTGTTCGCAGGCTGTACGGGGCTTGAAGAGATCGGCGCCAACATCATCTCCGGCTGCGCCGCCTGCAAGAATATCTCCTCGATGTTCAAGGACTGCGACAACCTGAAAACCGTTTCCGCGGAGGCTTTCGCCGGCGCACCCGCGATCACCAGCATCGGCAGCCTGTTCGAAAACTGCACGCTGCTCGAAAGCGTTCCGGAGGATATTTTCGCCGGGATGCCGAATCTGGCGACCGCCACCAGCGTATTCGCGGCGTCGGGACTGAAAACGGTTCCCGCCGGTCTGTTCAGCCGCAATCCCTCCGTCACGACCTTCGGCAAGGTGTTCCAGAACTGCGCCGCACTGACGACGCTGCCCGACGGACTGTTCGCCGGCAACCCGAAAGTGACGACCTATTCCAACGCCCTGGAGAACTGCACGGCCCTCGAATCGGTCGGCCTCCTCTTCGGGAAGAGCACGGCCTCGGCCAAATGCGACCGCCTCTTCGCAGGGGCCACGGCGCTGAAGAGCGTGCCCGCCGGAATCTTCGACGGACTGACCGGGGCGACGGCCTTCAACAACACATTCTCCGAATGCTCCGCCCTGGAGACGATTCCGGCAGGGCTCTTCGCCAAGAACGTCAACGCGACCACCGTGGCCCAGTGCTTCCTGAACTGCACCCGCCTCACGATGGTTCCCTCGCGCCTGTTCGAAGCCAACACCAAGACGAAGACCCTGACGGAGATGTTCTCCGGCTGCTCGGGAATCGAAAGCATCGCGCCGGACGCCTTCACGGGACTGAACGGCACGTCGCTCAATTTCCAGAAGGCATTCCTCAACTGTACCTCACTCCGGGAGATCCCCGACGGGCTGCTGAAAACCACGCAGATTTCAACCTACACCAGCCTGTTCGCCGACTGCACGGGACTGGTCCGCGTCGGGTCGGAGGTGTTCAACTGCGCTTCGGCCACCATGTTCAATTCGGTCTTCGACGGTTGTACGTCGCTCGAAGAGGTCGGCAAGAACATGCTGGTCAGCCCCGTCAAACTGACCAGCGTCGCGAATCTCTTCCGCGATTGCGGGATGCTCAGGAGCGTTCCGGTGAGCCTGTTCGACGAAGCCGTAAAGCTCAAGACGCTGACTTCGACCTTCCAGGGCTGCGCGTCGCTCGAAGGCGAATCGCCCTACACGGTCGTCGACGGCGTGAAATACCACCTGTACGACCGCACGGCGGAGAATGCCGCCGCCTCGGGACTCACCGCAATCACCGCCGCCAAGAGCAGTTTCGCGGGATGTACGAAACTCTCGGACTACGACAAGATCCCCACCACGTGGAAGGAATAG